TGTTCCTTGTCGACTTGAAACAAATGGACGATGCAAAACACCGTGATTTGACAGGTGTTTCGAATCGCCACATCAGGATTTTTGCGGAAGACTTGTCAAATCGCAATATACCCGTTTGGATTCGCCATGTTCTCGTCCCAGGGAAAACAGATGAGTCCAAAGATTTGCATGATCTCGGACAGTTCATTGCGACCTTGAAAAACGTCGATCGAATTGAGATACTTCCTTATCACAGGATGGGTGTTTATAAATGGGAAGAGATGAATCTTGATTATCCTCTCGGAGATACGGAAACCCCAAGTGCTGCAGAGACTGAAAAGGCAAGAAATATCATCAGACAATACAGTGGGAACGTGCCGGTCTATTAATATCTTGCTATCTGTATAATCGTACGAAAAGTAATCCCCTCCAACTGATGTGCTGGAGGGGATTTTTCATGCCTATTGTCATCAATGATTTTATCCAAATAATTTACTGACTGACTCGTTATTGTGAATCCTTAAAAGCCCTTCACCGATCAAAGTAGCTACAGAAAGCACAGTAATTCGCTCATCCTGCTTATCAGGAGCCTGCTGAATGGAATTTGTAATGACTACCTCTTTCAGTTCTGAGTCCCTGATGCGCTCAATGGCCGGTTCACTGAGTACGCCGTGAGTCGCGCATGCGTAAACTTCTGTTGCACCAAATTCTTTTAACGCGACAGCTCCTGCAGTTATCGTTCTGGCAGTGTCGATCATGTCATCGATAATGATCGCTGTTTTTCCTTCGACGTCGCCAATAATGTATTGGCCAAGGACCATTTCATCTTTTTCGGTGCGCTGTTTGTCTATCAGCGCAATTGGTGCATCAAGCTCATTTGCCAGTTTACGGGCTCGGGCAGTTCCGGCGTTTTCCGGGGCCACTACCACGACATCATTAAGCTGTTTTTTCTTGAAATAGTCCGCAATCAACCAATGTGCCTTTAACTGATCGACAGGAATGTTGAAAAAACCTTGAATTTGAGCCGCATGGAGATCCACTGAAATAACTCTGTCCACACCGGCTGCTTCAAGCAGATTGGCAATCAGTTTAGCCGTGATCGGTTCCCTGGACCGCGCTTTGCGATCTTGTCTTGAGTAGCCGTAATAGGGAATAACTACGTTGATGGATCTCGCAGACGCCCGTTTTAATGCATCGACCATAATCAGGAGCTCCATCATAAATTCGTTACCCGGTTCAGCGGTGGACTGAACTAAATATGTATCCTCTCCCCTGACGGTTTCATCAATAACAATCTGTACTTCCCCATCACTGAATCGTTGAATCGAACTGTCCCCAATGGGAATACCCAGGTAATCAGCAATCTCCTGGGTCAGTGCCGGATTGGAATTGAGAGTAAATAATTTCATGTGTTCTGTACGGTTCTGTTCCAAGTTTGACCCCTCCACTAATTATCATTCACAGTTTATTTTATCACAGAAATCATCAGCTGCGCTCCTGATTTTCATCGTCTTCGAAAAGATCCACTGTATATGAAACAGGGTCTGCAGAGATGATTTTTTTATCCTGTTCTTTTAACAGAAATACTTCTTCATCTTCTGATAACATCATCCTTAATACAGGGTTCTCGGGATCATGCTCATCGAGGTCGACCACGATGCAGTCCATCCCTCCTTCAAGCGTCACAACCCCACCTGTCGGATAAGGGACAAATACCTGTTGGAAGGTTTTTAAAGCACTGGGTGAGTATTCTTTCAAAAAATCTTTCACCCGCCAATAAAACTGATGGACATGAAATGAACCGTCTTCCATATTATTAAAAAACTCAGAGGTGATTTTTTCCACGATAATACCACTGCGTTCTTTGATATCCGAAAACATTTCTTCATGAAACAGATAGATGTCTTCCTCTACAGATGCTCCCTGAAGAATCATTTCAAGATCTTCTTTAGTTCTGACCGATACATCGGATAACAGTCTTGTTAATCCGACATTGGCTTCGGGTTCAGGATCCTCGTTTTCATCAAACAGATTTTCATAAATGAAATAAGCAGTTCCTGTTGAAGTGAGACGTTTCATTTCCTCTTCGCCTAACTCCGTGTTTCGTTCAACGAGACACCGCCCATAATCATCTTGGATATCGTATTTTGTCACCATACCAATGGCTAAATCATGGAGCGCAATCATTCTGTCATTCATCCTGGTCCCTCCTGTACAAACGCCAACGTTATATTCATCATATCAGAAAAAAACAGATTAAGCGGGATTTTTCACTGATGAGTCAATCAATTGTAACCTGGAATGTCCTCTTTGAACTGGGAGGATGGGACAGAAAGACCAACCCGCCGGCTTTCTCCTTCAATGTAAGTGGAAACCGTCGCATATACGACAGCAATAACTTCACCGTCTTCATTAAAAACAGGTGAACCGCTGCTTCCCCGATAAACAGGTGCATCGAGCATCAAAGGCAAATCGCTACGTGAAGAAGCTGCATAGTCTCCCAAAAGCATGCCTCTGTTGGCGATAAAGTTAAAGAATAGCGGATTACCTATAAATACGATGTCATCACCTGCAGACCATTCTTCTGTAAAGCTTAATTCATGATGTTCTTTTAATGACTCCGCTTCAAGCACGGCAATATCGAGTTCATCATCTGTATAAATGATATCCGTCTGATACGCGCTCCCGTCTTCGAAAGTGACGATGGGATGAGGATCTCCGCCTGCGATGACATGTTCATTTGTAAGAATATATCCTTCTTCACTGTTATACACGAAGCCTGTTCCTTTCGAATTCCCTGCCCGCACAACCACCACAGCGTTTTGCAATGTCTGAATCTCTGGATCCTGCGACAGTTCACGGGATACCTGTACAAACTCCACTGCCGGAAGATTGAACAACTGCGGCCACATGGCGAAAACATTCAGAAGCAGTGCAACAGTAACAACTCCTGCAATGAGAAGTTTCATACCCCGCTTCACTTTTTTCTTCGGTATATTCTCTTTTGGTTCCGGTGGATTAAACCACTCTTCTTTCGTATAATATCGTTCCCCATCATAGAACAGTTCTTCTTTTTTCTCCCTCTCATCGTCAGAATCGTCACTTTCGTAATCCGTCATATCTTCCTCAGGTTGTTCATCTGACATCTCTGATGAATGATTGTTTTGATCTTTCATCGGCCTCACCCCATTTTAGAAAAAGGTGCTCCTCTTGTAGAGAAGCACCCTCATTGTCAATTCACGTCGTTTAAAAGAATCAGGATTTCGCTTTTTCCCTGTCTTTTTTCATTTGTTTACTGCGCAGTTGCCCGCATGCTGCATCAATATCTGATCCTTGCTCATGCCGGACTCCACATTGAACCCCGTTTTTCATTAATAGGTCATAAAAGGTTAGAATTGCACCTTTCTCACTCTGCTTGTATTGAATATATTCATCAACCGGATTGTAAGGAATCAGGTTAATATAGGTCAATTTTTTCTTATCGCGAACGAGTTCTGCCAGCTCTTTGGCATGTTCGGGTTTATCATTGACGCCGTCGAGCAGGATATATTCAAGTGTGATTCGGCGGTTTGTCTTTTCAAGATAGTAATCAATGGCACTCATGACATCCTCGATCGGTTGGCCTTTGTTGATCTTCATGATGCTTGAGCGCAAATCGTTGTTGGGCGCGTGGAGAGAAACAGCCAAATTCACCTGAAGGTTCTCATCAGCAAATGCACGGATTTTCTCGACTAGACCGCTTGTTGATACGGTGATGTGTCTGGCACCGATTGCAAGGCCGCGATCACTGTTGACGATTCGGAGAAAGCTCATCAGGTTGTCATAGTTATCAAACGGTTCCCCGATGCCCATGACAACAATATGACTGACACGTT
This genomic window from [Bacillus] selenitireducens MLS10 contains:
- a CDS encoding ribose-phosphate diphosphokinase codes for the protein MEQNRTEHMKLFTLNSNPALTQEIADYLGIPIGDSSIQRFSDGEVQIVIDETVRGEDTYLVQSTAEPGNEFMMELLIMVDALKRASARSINVVIPYYGYSRQDRKARSREPITAKLIANLLEAAGVDRVISVDLHAAQIQGFFNIPVDQLKAHWLIADYFKKKQLNDVVVVAPENAGTARARKLANELDAPIALIDKQRTEKDEMVLGQYIIGDVEGKTAIIIDDMIDTARTITAGAVALKEFGATEVYACATHGVLSEPAIERIRDSELKEVVITNSIQQAPDKQDERITVLSVATLIGEGLLRIHNNESVSKLFG
- the rlmN gene encoding 23S rRNA (adenine(2503)-C(2))-methyltransferase RlmN, which encodes MNKTSIYGLTFNELEDWFEGKGEKKFRAKQVWDWLYVKRIRDFDDMTNIKKDTISLIKDHFYLESLELHSKQESKDGTKKFLFKLSDGNLIETVLMKFDYGNSVCVTTQVGCNIGCSFCASGLLKKDRDLTSAEIVEQILKVQFDMDDKQTEERVSHIVVMGIGEPFDNYDNLMSFLRIVNSDRGLAIGARHITVSTSGLVEKIRAFADENLQVNLAVSLHAPNNDLRSSIMKINKGQPIEDVMSAIDYYLEKTNRRITLEYILLDGVNDKPEHAKELAELVRDKKKLTYINLIPYNPVDEYIQYKQSEKGAILTFYDLLMKNGVQCGVRHEQGSDIDAACGQLRSKQMKKDREKAKS
- a CDS encoding S1 family peptidase, yielding MKDQNNHSSEMSDEQPEEDMTDYESDDSDDEREKKEELFYDGERYYTKEEWFNPPEPKENIPKKKVKRGMKLLIAGVVTVALLLNVFAMWPQLFNLPAVEFVQVSRELSQDPEIQTLQNAVVVVRAGNSKGTGFVYNSEEGYILTNEHVIAGGDPHPIVTFEDGSAYQTDIIYTDDELDIAVLEAESLKEHHELSFTEEWSAGDDIVFIGNPLFFNFIANRGMLLGDYAASSRSDLPLMLDAPVYRGSSGSPVFNEDGEVIAVVYATVSTYIEGESRRVGLSVPSSQFKEDIPGYN